CTGCAACTGCGCCTCAACGGCAAGCAACTGAAGCCCAGCCAATACAAGCTGGAAGACGGCAAGCTGCGCATTCCATCGGCGCCGGCTAAGGTCGTGTTGGAGATTGAAACCCTGACCAAGCCAGAGAACAACACTTCGCTGATGGGCTTGTATGTATCCAACGGCAATTTCTTCACGCAATGCGAAGCCGAAGGCTTCCGCAAGATCACATATTTCCCGGATCGTCCCGATGTGATGGCCAAATACACCGTGATGCTGCGCGCCGACAAGAAGAAATATCCGGTGCTGCTGTCGAACGGTAATCTGATTGAAGAGGGCGACCTGCCGAACGGCCGTCATTACGCCAAATGGGAAGATCCGTTCAAGAAGCCGTCTTACCTGTTCGCGCTGGTGGCCGGCCAACTGGTCTGCCAGGAAGAAAAGTACACCTTGCAATCCGGCCGTGAAGTGCTGTTGCAGGTATGGGTCGAAGAGGGCAACCTGGACAAGACCCAGCATGCGATGGATTCGCTGAAGAACAGCATCCGCTGGGACGAAGAGCGTTTTGGCCTGGAACTCGACCTGGATCGCTTCATGATCGTGGCGGTCGGCGATTTCAACATGGGCGCGATGGAAAACAAGGGCCTGAACATTTTTAACACCAAGTACGTATTGGCCAATTCGCGCATCGCCACCGACGTTGACTACGCCAATATCGAGGCAGTGGTCGGCCACGAATATTTTCACAACTGGACCGGTAACCGCGTCACCTGCCGTGACTGGTTCCAGCTGTCGCTGAAGGAAGGCCTGACGGTGTTCCGCGACCAGGAATTCTCGGCCGATATGGTCGGCACCGATAGCGGCCGTGCGGTCAAGCGTATCGACGATGTGCGCGTCTTGCGTCAGGCCCAGTTCCCGGAGGATGCCGGCCCGATGGCGCACTCGGTGCGTCCTGACTCATATGTCGAGATCAACAATTTCTATACCGTCACGATTTATGAAAAGGGTGCGGAAGTGGTCCGTATGTACCAGACCCTGTTCGGCCGCGACGGTTTCCGCAAGGGCATGGATCTGTACTTCGAACGCCACGACGGCCAAGCGGTCGAGTGCGACGATTTCCGCGCCGCGATGGTCGACGCCAACGGCCGTGACCTGAGCCAATTCGAGCGCTGGTACAGCCAGGCCGGCACCCCACGGGTTCAGGTGCAGGCCAAGTATGACGCCGCCAAGAAGACGTATGAACTGACCTTGTCGCAAACCTGCGCACCGACGCCGGGACAAGCCAAGAAGCTGCCATTCCATATCCCGGTTGCGGTCGGTCTGCTCGATAGCGCCGGCAAGGACATGCCGCTGCGCTTGAGCACTGACGCCAAGGGTAAAGCGACCGCCGAGACCACCCGCGTGCTTGAACTGACCAAGGCGCAACAGACTTTCCGTTTTGTCGATGTTGCCGAACAACCGGTGCCGTCGATCCTGCGTAATTTTTCGGCGCCGGTAGTGCTGGACGTTGAGTACACGGATGCCGAACTGGCGTTCTTGCTGGCACACGACAGCGATCCGTTCAATCGTTGGGAAGCCGGCCAGCGCCTGGCGACGCGCAGCTTGCTGTCGCTGACTGCAGCAGTGCAGGATGCATCGCAGGCTGGTCACGTAGTGGCGCTGGAAGAAGTTTTGAACAATGCGGCTTCGAACAGCGATGCCTTGGGCAAGGCCTTCGGTTTGATCCTCAACGATACGACGCTCGACGCTGCATTCCGCGAGCAAGCACTGACATTGCCGTCGGAAGCGCTGTTGGCCGAACAAACCGAAGTAATCGATCCGCAAGCCATCCATCGTTCGCGTCAATACCTGCGCGGCAAATTGGGACAGGCATTGAAGGACGATCTGCTGGCGGCGTATCACGCCAACCAGACACCAGGCGCGTATAGCCGGACGCTGATGCATCCGGCAAGCGCGCGCTGAAAAATGTCGCGCTGGCATACCTGATCCAGGCCGACGATGCGGCCGCACATGAATTGGCGCAGCAGCAATACGACCACGCCAACAACATGACCGACCGCCTGGCGGCGCTGGTGGCGTTGACCAATAGCAGCGCGCCCGGCAAGGCTGCTGCATTGGAAAGTTCTACAAGGACTTCGAACAGGAAGCGCTGGTGATCGACAAGTGGTTCGCACTGCAAGCGACCGCGTATACTGCCGATATCGCCGCCATTCGCGCCTTGCTGGAACATCCGGCCTTCACGCTGAAAAACCCGAACCGCGCACGCAGCCTGATCTTCAGTTTCTGCAGCGGCAATCCAGCCAATTTCCATGCGGCCGACGGCAGCGGTTATGAATTCTGGGCAGACCAGGTGATCGCGCTCAACGGCGTCAACCCGCAAGTCGCGGCGCGCCTGGCGCGCAGCCTGGATCGCTGGCGCAAATACGCGCCGGCGCTGCAGGAAAAAATGCGCAGCGCCCTGCAACGGGTGGCGGCAGCGCCAAACTTATCGAAGGATGTACTGGAAGTGATTGGCAAAGCACTCGCCAATTGATTTTGGTTGCTTCGCCGTCATCGTGGCATACCATGCCGGCGGCGAACAGCTACAACAAAGAAAGAGCAATATGAAACGTGTCAGTCTTACGCAGCACCTGATCGAGCAACAGCGCTTGCACAACAGCATCCCGGCCGAATTGCGCCTGTTGATCGAAGTCGTGGGCCGTGCCTGCAAAACCATCAGCCATGCCGTCGGCAAGGGCGCACTGGGTGAAGTGCTGGGCAGCGCCGACAGCGAAAACGTGCAAGGCGAAGTGCAGAAGAAACTGGATATCATTTCCAATGAAATCCTGCTCGAAGCCAATGAATGGGGCGGTCACCTGGCGGCGATGGCGTCGGAAGAAATGGAGTCGATCCATCCGATTCCAAATCGCTATCCGCAAGGCGAATACATGCTGTTGTTCGATCCGCTCGACGGCTCCAGCAACATCGACGTGAACGTCTCGATCGGCACCATTTTCTCGGTGCTGAAGGCGCCGGACGGCATGAAGACGCCGACCGAGCAGGATTTCATGCAAGCCGGACGCAAGCAGGTCGCCGCCGGTTATGCAGTGTATGGCCCGCAGACCATGCTAGTGCTGACTACCGGCAATGGCGTGCATTGCTTCACGCTGGATCGTGAAATGGGTTCGTGGGTCCTGACCCAGCGGGACATGCAGATCCCGGCCGAGACCAAGGAATTTGCGATCAACGCATCCAATGCACGCCACTGGCATCCGCCGGTCACGCGCTACGTCAATGAGATGCTGGCCGGCACCACCGGTCCGCGTCAAAAGGATTTCAACATGCGCTGGATCGCCTCGATGGTGGCCGATGTCCATCGCATTTTGAATCGTGGCGGCATTTTCATGTATCCGGCCGATGCGCGTGAACCGGATAAGCCAGGCAAGCTGCGCCTGATGTATGAAGCCAATCCGATGGCCTTTATCGTCGAGCAGGCCGGTGGCGCTGCGACCGACGGCAAACAGGCGATCCTGGATATCCAGCCGGAGAAGCTGCACCAGCGCGTGCCGGTGTTCCTTGGTTCCAAGAGTGAAGTCGAACTGGTGACGCGCTACCACCAGGAGTAATGGGATGGGGCGTACACGTGCGGCCTTGGTTGCGGATCGACCGGGCCGGCGCGGGGCGTCAAGGCAGTGAGCGCCCAGTCGATGTAAAATTGCACGCCGTCGGCATCAGCTGCTTGCAGTAACGATTATTTATATACAAGAGGAACAGATTGAAAACAGCACTAATCGGAGAGAAAGACGTCCCCGAATTTGATCACGATATCATGACCAATTTGCTGGTCACGACGGTGGAATTGAACATCGTCCGGCAAGAAGAGATGTTGATCGGCATCCGCAATGCAAAACAGGAAATCTATCGCGTTATCGGCGCTTCCAGCAGCAAGCAATACAACAATGCCTCGGAAGAACTGGAAGACCTGGGTTTGAACAATGAACTGGAAGAAGCCGATCGCGCCAAGAATGGCTACGACGCAATTTTCGGTTTGACCAAGTAAGCAGGAGTTCACATCCTGCTGATGCTGTCGGCTCGATGAGCCGGCAGTGTTCATTATGACAACAAGGATTGCGTATGTCTGATCCTTGTTTCAATTCCGATCCTGTCCGAGCTCAACCGATTCCGCCGTTTTTTCAATCATCAGCAACGCTCTGGCGCCCCGCGAGTCCTCCTCATCGTTTGAATTTCCCATCTATAACAATATTCGGTAAGGCGGTCCTGTCCCTGTCCGATTAAATACGCAGAAATTGCCATTTCTGGTATTCATTATATTTCCATATGGAAATATAATGGCGGCTGTCTTCATCCAGGGAAAAGAACAATGAAAGCAATCATCGCATTGGCGGTGCTCACGATCATCATGATGGCCGTGATTGCCGTGCTGACCAGAGAGAAGCAGGCGACTGTGCAGAAGCGCCGCGAATACGTCAAGAAAAAGCCGTTATCGAACAACGAACAAGTCATGTACTGGCGCTTGATCGGGGCGCTGCCGGACCACATGGTGCTGACGCAAGTCAGTTTGGGCCGCTGCCTGGGTACCAAGGACAGCGTGGGTCTCGATACCTTGACGTCGAAGAGTCTGGATTTCGTGATTTGCGATAAAGCTAGCGATGTGGTTGCCGTGGTTGAGCTGGATAACAAGACGCACAACCACAAGACATTCAGCAAGGAAGACGAGAAAAAATACAAGGCATTGAAAAACGCCGGCATCGATATCATCCGGTGGCGCGCCAGTTCGCTGCCAAGCGAAGCCGATATCCGTGAGCGCTTCACCTTGATGGATCCCACCAAGAAATTGCGGGCGGTAAAAGCCAAAACCCATCAGACCAGCATTTTCGGAATCGGCATCGGCAAATACAGGAATACTGGCGCCGGCTGACCAGGAATTTTACGATCGCAAGGGCTGCCCGCGTAGTTGCTTTAAGCAGTGATCACACAATTGCGTCCCATATCCTTGGCTCGGTAAAGCCGTTCATCTGCTGCGCGGAATATCGTATCTATGCTAGTGCCGTCGTGGCCGAACTGCGAGACGCCGATGCTGACGGTGAGCGCCAGTTTGGGTATCAGGATGCTCTCGAACACGGCGTTTTCGGTTGCCGACCTGACCCGTTCGCCGATCGTCACGGCGACATCCATGGTGGTTTGCGGCAGCAGGATCATGAATTCCTCGCCGCCCATGCGGGCGATGCTGTCATAGGGGCGGATTGCATCTAGGCTCTGCTGCACGAATCCTTGCAGGACTTCATCGCCGATCTGGTGGCCATAATGGTCATTGATCGATTTAAAATTATCCAGGTCGAGGGCCAGCAGAGAAAAGGGCAGGTTGTCACGCTTGGCCCGTGCTATTTCAGCATCGACCCGATCAATGAAATGGCGGCGATTGGCTGCGCCGGTCAGCGGATCGGTTGATGCCAGGTGTGCCAGCATCTGATTGCTGCGTTGCAGTTCCTGGATCGCGCTTTCCGTTTTTACCATCGCCATCGCCAGGCGATTCACCATTTCTTCCTGGCTGTAGACTTTGGCGAAGGAGCGCGTTGTGTGGAAGGCCTGGATAATGCCGTAGCTGAGGAAGAAAAATCCGCCGGCAAAGATGGCATGCGCCAGCCACCACATATGATTCCAGGGCGGCCAAGGATGAAGGCTAGCGAGGATAGGCCGAACATGGTGATCGAGATTCCGAACACAGTCATCAGCGGCGAACGAATCCTGCCTATCAGCATCAGTGTGACATTTATCGCGGAAAAGGCCAGCGCGCCGCCCTCCATCGTCAACCGCACCACCGGATTGCCGGCAATCGGCGAGTAAGCCAGGATGGCAACCAGGATATTGACCAGCAGGAAGGCCGCTATCCATATCAGCCATCTGCGTGGAGCGGCGCGTTGTCCCGGGCTATCGGCTTCCTGGTTGAACGACAGCAGGCCAATCAGCAGCAGGATCGCCATCGCAAGGCGGGATGCCGGTCCGTACAGCAGGAACAGCCAGATATTGTGGTGGGCCATGCCGGTGAAGGCGCCATGCAGCGCATAGATCGCGGTAAATCCCAGAAAGGCCAGTGTCAGCCAGCGCAACAGCGGTTCACCTGACGATTGGTAGCATCGCCAGCTCACATATGTGACAAACACTCCCTCCAACGTAGCTGCGGCGATCGCCATTTCGTGGAACAGGTGGTTCTCGAATTTGAGGGCCGGGTCCTGGAAGAAGTACAGGTAGGCGATCAGGACGATGGGAGACAGGGCAAATCCTGCAATCAGCAATTTCGCGTACAGCTTGGTCACACGACGGATTGCTTCTGGCTGTTCTCCGATTTTTGTGCTCATGTCCATATGCATCCTTCGAAGCGATGATGGCTTGCTCACTGATGTGCCCAATTTGCGACAGGTTGTCAACACAGAGCATTGCTGTGGAAAACAAATTCTTACAAGCAAGGTAACAAACATTCGGGCCCGCGGGTAGGGGGGGCGAAGAATATTTCTCGGCGCAACGGCAATGGCCTTCAATCATTAATAAAACGACATGATTGCGCAGCTGTGCCCGTTGACGATTTTTCGGTTGGCGGAATGGAGTGTCTGGGTTGTTAATCAGGAATGATCACGCGTCATCGTTCAATTGCGATCTCAATATAGGCTTGCCTGGACCCGAGCGGGCAATTCGCTATCGTAAGCGTCGGCATCGAATGCACCATCCGTCAGCCGCTCGTGCATGGCCCCGGGACTGGGCAGGCGGCTGCGTTCCAGTTGCTGCGATGGGTCCCAGAGTTTTGAGCGGACCAACGCCTTCGAACAATGAAAATAAGCCGCCTCGATGTTCACGATGGTGACTGTGCGCGGCAGTTTGCCATTTACCGCAAAATTGCCCAGCATGGCCGGATCGGTGGAGATTTCCGCGCGGCCGTTGACGCGCAGCGTTTCACCGATACCAGGCACGATGAAGAGCACTGAAATGCGCGAGTCGACGACGATGTTGCGCAGTGTGTCGATGCGGTTATTGCCTGGACGGTCCGGGATCGCCAGCGTACGCTCATCCAGAATCTTGACGAATCCTGGCGCATCTCCTTTTGGGGAGCAATCGGTGCCTTCGGGGCCGGCAGAAGAAATGACGATAAATGGCGAGGCGGTGACAAACGCTTGGTAATCCTCGTTCAGGAAATCAATTTCCTTCCAGATCGCGCGTTCATGCGGTTTGCCATAAATCTCTTCCAACTGCGCGATGCTGGTAAGCATATGGATTCTCCGAATTGGTATGCGGCAATTTTACCAATGAATCACTGTCTTTCCCGGATTGCGGCGGTAGCGGCCTGTCTCTGGCGCCGGAAATGAAGCAATCATGATGAACGCAGAAAATGGCTACAGCGTAATGTTCCCGCGACCGATCTCGATGACCTTGCCGCCAACCTGGATGGTGCGCTCGGTCGTCACTGCTAGACGCAGCAGGCAAGGGCGCTGCACCGCCGCCCCTTGTTCGACCTGATATTTGAGCGGTAACGTGTAGTCGTGAGCGAGCAGCCAGCCGCCCAGGTTGGCGCAGGCCGAGCCGGTGCCCGGATCTTCTACTACGCCGCCGCCTGGCTTGGCGTAGAAATAGCGGGACAGGATCCGCCCCGGATTTTCGGTGTCGAAAGCAAACACATAAACCGTCTTGCGATCGATGCTGTTTTGCGGCCAGGCATCCAGGCGGCTACTGTCGGGGCGCGTCCGCCGCACCGCATCGAGGCTACGCAGCGCCACCAGCATTTGATCGGTGCCGGTGTCGACCCATAGCGGCGCGGCCAGCAAATCATTTTCGTTCAATCCGAGCAATGCCGCCATGTCCACTTGCGTCAGATCGGCCGCAGCGGTTTTCGGTTGGCCGGGCGCAGTCAGGGTCCAGATGTCGCCTTCGGCGCTTACCGGGACTACTCCGGCGTTGAGTTCCAGCGACAGCGTAGGACCGGTGCGAGCGAGATCACGCACCACATGTGCGGTCCCAAGCGTCGGGTGGCCGGCAAAGCGCATTTCATGGCCGGGAGTGAAGATGCGCACGCGTGCGTCGGCGCGATCTGAAGGCAGGATGAAAGTGGTTTCCGATAAATTGAATTGCAGCGCCAGGGCTTGCATGGTGGGGGCATCCAGGCCGCGTGCGTCTTCGAATACGCACAACTGGTTGCCGCTGAAAGTCGATTCGGCAAACACGTTGAGGAGGCGGTAAGCGTAGCTGGCCATGGGAATCCCGTCGTTCTGAAAGTGAGCAATTCTAGCAGGTTGACTGGGTTGCTTTCAGAGTGGATAGCATCATCTGTTTATCGACAATGCGGCGTCGAATCCCGCCGGCAAGTGGTTTTTTGTGGCGTGCGCTTGACATTGTCGCCAACTAGGCGCAAAAGTTGTCCTTGTCCCGACCCATCCACCCAACGGGACAGCGGGGGCGCCAGAATGGACTGCGATTTGCCGGAATTGATCGAGCTGGAACGCATCATGCAGGAAGGAAAACCCTACCTGGAAAGCAAGACCGTATGCGAAATTCAGATGAAAGGGCATCGTTTTCCTGTCTATGCGCTGACGATCGGCAGCAAGAGTCCGGAAGCGTCGGCGGTCGGATTCTTTGGCGGCGTCCACGGCCTCGAACGGATTGGCACCCGTGTACTGCTTTCCTTTTTGCGTAGCCTGTTGAGCCGCTTGAAGTGGGACGCGGCGCTGCATCAGCAATTGGCTTCAGTACGATTGGTCTTCATGCCGCTGGTTAATCCGGCCGGCATGTGGGACAGTACCCGCTGCAACCCGCGAGGTGTCGACCTGATGCGCAATGCACCTGTCGACGCCAGCGAGAAGGTCGCCTTCATGCTCGGCGGCCAGCGCTTCAGTTCGCGTCTGCCTTGGTATCGCGGTGTCTCCGACGCACCGATGGAGGCGGAGGCCCAGGCCTTGTGCAGCGTTGTACGGCAGGAGCTGATGAGCCGCGAATTCAGTATTGCGCTGGATTGCCATTCCGGTTTCGGCCTGAAGGACCGCATCTGGTTCCCCTACGCCCACAGCCGCACACCGATTCCGCATCTGCCACAAGTCCTCGCCCTCAAGGAGCTATTCAATCAAACTTATCGCGAACATAACTATCTGTTCGAAGCGCAGAACAAACAGTATCTGACACATGGCGATTTGTGGGATTACCTGTATCTGCAGGCGCAAGCCAGAAGCGACCGGGTTTTCTTGCCGCTGACGCTGGAGATGGGTTCCTGGCTCTGGGTGCGGGAAAATCCGCGCCAGCTGTTTTCTCGTCTGGGCATGTTCAATCCGAAATCGCCCAACCGGCTGCAGCGTGTGTTGCGCAGCCATCTGGTGTGGTTCGAGTTTCTCACCCGTGCGGCCGGCGCTCACCGCTATTGGACGCCCGATAGTCCCGGCTTTCAGCAAGAGCATGGAATGCATCATGAGTAGGTGGGTGTTCCTGCGTGGTTTGATGCGAGAGTCCCGTCATTGGGGGAAATTTCCAGACGTGTTTCGTTCGCTGGTGCCCGACGCCGACATCACACTGCTAGACCTGCCCGGCAACGGTAGCCTGCATACATTGAGAAGTCCGATGCGGGTGGAGGAAATGACCGAAGCCTGCCGTAGCCAGCTCAAGAGCCGCGCTATTGAGCCGCCTTATCATTTGTTTGCCTTGTCGCTGGGCGGCATGGTCGCTACCGATTGGGCCGCGCGCTATCCGGAGGAGGTCGATGGTTGCGTGTTGCTCAATACCAGCCTGCGCCCCGTCAGTCCGTTCTATCGGCGTTTGCGGCCGCGCAATTACCCGGCGCTGCTTTCTCTCGGCTTGCTGGGCTTGAGTCGACGCCGCGTCGAACGGCAGGAAAGCCTGTTGCTGGACTTGACCAGTAATCAACATCCGCAGCAAACAGAAGTGCTCGCTGCCTGGATCAGCTACCAGCACGACCAACCGGTCAGCCATCGCAACGCGTTGCGCCAGTTGTGCGCGGCAATTCGCTATCGTGCACCGGCAAGCGTACCGCAAACGCCGATACTGATTCTCGCCGGCGGCGCTGACCGGCTGATCGATCCTCGCTGTTCGCAGCGTCTGGCGCAGCAGTGGCAAGCGCCATTGGTGGTGCAAGAAGCAGCTGGTCACGATCTGACCCTGGATGCGGGGCATTGGGTGGCGGAACAGGTGCGCGATTGGCTGGCGTGACAGCGGTTCGTGGGCCGTAATACAAGTGATCCGAAAGAGCGCAGAATATCCCTATTGCATTGGCCGATTCCTCATGTTGGAGCGGCAATGTGAGGAGACTGCCATGTACATGAAGATTCTGGTGGCGTACGACGGCACGCCGGAAAGCAAGTCCGCCTTGCACGAATGTATCCGCATCGAACCGAATCCCTCGGCAGAAATTCACCTGCTGGCGGTGGTCCAGCTATCACCGTATGGCATGGCCGGCGGTTACGCGCCGGAAATTGCATTCACTACCAAGACGCAAATGATGCAGCAGGAGCTGGAACGAGGCCGCGAGCAACTGGCGTCCGCTGGACTGAAGGTGATCACGCACTTCAAGATTGGCGAGCCGGTCGATGTGATCGGCGCCCTGGCCGACCAACTGGGAATAGAGCTCATCATCGTTGGCCATTCGCGCCGCAAGACATTTGCTATGCGGTGGTGGCGAGGGGCGATGGATGCGTTGCTGGTGGAGAGGGTCAAGAGCAGCATTCTTGTCGCGGTTCACGCCTAGTCGTCCGGACCGTTGCTCATCGGTGACCTCCCTTAGCAGTACTTCATTTGACGAAGATAAAGTCGCAATATAGTTTTGCTATACTCCCGCTTGCTTAAAAGACAAGAGGAAGATACATGATCGCTTTAGATACCCTGGAAACGCTGGTTGCGGCGTCATTGGTATTGCTGCTGGGACGCAAGTTGGTGTCGTCTTCGACTTTCCTGAAAACATACAGTATTCCTGAGCCGGTGGTCGGTGGTCTGCTGGTGGCGCTGGTGTTGTTTGCGCTGCGCGGACTTGGCGATGTGCAGGTGCAGTTTGATGGCGGTTTGCAGGGGCCGTTGATGCTGGCGTTTTTTGCCACCATCGGGCTGAATGCCAATCTTGCCAGTTTGAAGGCAGGTGGCCGTACCCTGATGCTGTTTCTGGTTGTGGTGCTGGGTCTGTTGATATTGCAGGATACGATTGGTATCGGCATGGCCAAGATGTTGGGACTGGATCCTTTGATCGGTTTGCTGGGAGCATCGATTTCTCTTTCCGGCGGACATGGCACTGGTGCAGCTTGGGGCCGAGTGTTTGCCGAGCGCCACGGACTAGCGGCGGCGACTGAGATTGCGATAGCATGCGCGACATTCGGCTTGGTTCTAGGTGGTTTGATTGGCGGCCCGGTAGCCGGATTCCTGGTGAAACGGGTGAAATTGCCTATGGTGAAAAACGCTCAGGAAGAGCAGCAGGATGCGCCGCTGAGCTTTGAACAACCAAAGGCGGTGCAACTGATTACTGCGCAATCATTCATCGAAGCATTGGCCTTGATTGCCGTCAGTCTTACGGTCGGCACCATGATCGCCAATCGACTGAACGGCACGGTATTTGAATTACCGACGTTTGTCAGCGTGCTGTTCGTTGGCGTCTTGTTGAGCAACGGTTTGTCGCTGGTGGTCGGCTACAAGATTTTTGAACG
This DNA window, taken from Collimonas arenae, encodes the following:
- a CDS encoding class 1 fructose-bisphosphatase; this translates as MKRVSLTQHLIEQQRLHNSIPAELRLLIEVVGRACKTISHAVGKGALGEVLGSADSENVQGEVQKKLDIISNEILLEANEWGGHLAAMASEEMESIHPIPNRYPQGEYMLLFDPLDGSSNIDVNVSIGTIFSVLKAPDGMKTPTEQDFMQAGRKQVAAGYAVYGPQTMLVLTTGNGVHCFTLDREMGSWVLTQRDMQIPAETKEFAINASNARHWHPPVTRYVNEMLAGTTGPRQKDFNMRWIASMVADVHRILNRGGIFMYPADAREPDKPGKLRLMYEANPMAFIVEQAGGAATDGKQAILDIQPEKLHQRVPVFLGSKSEVELVTRYHQE
- a CDS encoding DUF2726 domain-containing protein, with the protein product MKAIIALAVLTIIMMAVIAVLTREKQATVQKRREYVKKKPLSNNEQVMYWRLIGALPDHMVLTQVSLGRCLGTKDSVGLDTLTSKSLDFVICDKASDVVAVVELDNKTHNHKTFSKEDEKKYKALKNAGIDIIRWRASSLPSEADIRERFTLMDPTKKLRAVKAKTHQTSIFGIGIGKYRNTGAG
- a CDS encoding pyridoxamine 5'-phosphate oxidase family protein, encoding MLTSIAQLEEIYGKPHERAIWKEIDFLNEDYQAFVTASPFIVISSAGPEGTDCSPKGDAPGFVKILDERTLAIPDRPGNNRIDTLRNIVVDSRISVLFIVPGIGETLRVNGRAEISTDPAMLGNFAVNGKLPRTVTIVNIEAAYFHCSKALVRSKLWDPSQQLERSRLPSPGAMHERLTDGAFDADAYDSELPARVQASLY
- a CDS encoding PhzF family phenazine biosynthesis protein, which translates into the protein MASYAYRLLNVFAESTFSGNQLCVFEDARGLDAPTMQALALQFNLSETTFILPSDRADARVRIFTPGHEMRFAGHPTLGTAHVVRDLARTGPTLSLELNAGVVPVSAEGDIWTLTAPGQPKTAAADLTQVDMAALLGLNENDLLAAPLWVDTGTDQMLVALRSLDAVRRTRPDSSRLDAWPQNSIDRKTVYVFAFDTENPGRILSRYFYAKPGGGVVEDPGTGSACANLGGWLLAHDYTLPLKYQVEQGAAVQRPCLLRLAVTTERTIQVGGKVIEIGRGNITL
- a CDS encoding M14 family zinc carboxypeptidase, coding for MDCDLPELIELERIMQEGKPYLESKTVCEIQMKGHRFPVYALTIGSKSPEASAVGFFGGVHGLERIGTRVLLSFLRSLLSRLKWDAALHQQLASVRLVFMPLVNPAGMWDSTRCNPRGVDLMRNAPVDASEKVAFMLGGQRFSSRLPWYRGVSDAPMEAEAQALCSVVRQELMSREFSIALDCHSGFGLKDRIWFPYAHSRTPIPHLPQVLALKELFNQTYREHNYLFEAQNKQYLTHGDLWDYLYLQAQARSDRVFLPLTLEMGSWLWVRENPRQLFSRLGMFNPKSPNRLQRVLRSHLVWFEFLTRAAGAHRYWTPDSPGFQQEHGMHHE
- a CDS encoding alpha/beta fold hydrolase codes for the protein MSRWVFLRGLMRESRHWGKFPDVFRSLVPDADITLLDLPGNGSLHTLRSPMRVEEMTEACRSQLKSRAIEPPYHLFALSLGGMVATDWAARYPEEVDGCVLLNTSLRPVSPFYRRLRPRNYPALLSLGLLGLSRRRVERQESLLLDLTSNQHPQQTEVLAAWISYQHDQPVSHRNALRQLCAAIRYRAPASVPQTPILILAGGADRLIDPRCSQRLAQQWQAPLVVQEAAGHDLTLDAGHWVAEQVRDWLA
- a CDS encoding universal stress protein; protein product: MYMKILVAYDGTPESKSALHECIRIEPNPSAEIHLLAVVQLSPYGMAGGYAPEIAFTTKTQMMQQELERGREQLASAGLKVITHFKIGEPVDVIGALADQLGIELIIVGHSRRKTFAMRWWRGAMDALLVERVKSSILVAVHA
- the gltS gene encoding sodium/glutamate symporter, whose protein sequence is MIALDTLETLVAASLVLLLGRKLVSSSTFLKTYSIPEPVVGGLLVALVLFALRGLGDVQVQFDGGLQGPLMLAFFATIGLNANLASLKAGGRTLMLFLVVVLGLLILQDTIGIGMAKMLGLDPLIGLLGASISLSGGHGTGAAWGRVFAERHGLAAATEIAIACATFGLVLGGLIGGPVAGFLVKRVKLPMVKNAQEEQQDAPLSFEQPKAVQLITAQSFIEALALIAVSLTVGTMIANRLNGTVFELPTFVSVLFVGVLLSNGLSLVVGYKIFERAILVIGNVSLSLFLAMALMSLRLWDLASLALPVLLILAVQTVAMALYAAFVTFRVMGSNYDAAVLAAGHCGFGLGATPTAIANMQAVTDRFGPSRLAFLVVPMVSAFFIDIANAIVIKLFLALPIYN